The genomic interval TGCGCGCTCGCGGGGCGACGGCGCTCCAAGGCGCCATCGGGTTCGCGGTCGTGGGCGCCATCTTGGCGACGGCCGTCCCGACCTTCATCCGCGACTTCCACGCCTCGCGCCTCGCCGAGCCCGTCTCGGGCCTCGAGCGCCTGGGGAAGGCCTCGGTCGCCCACGGGCTCGCCCACGAGGGTGCGCTCCCCGGGCCTGCGCCGCTCACCCCCGCGCAGGTCCCACGCGGGGTGCTCGTGATCGAGGCTCCGGGCACGTGGGACCACCCGACGTGGAAGGCCCTCACGTTCGAGCCCCTCCCGAACAACGCCCCGCACGCCTTCTCGTTCGGCTACGACCGCCCCGAAGGGTCCTTTCTGGCCCACGCCCACGGGGACCTCGACGGCGACGGGAACACGAGCACGTTCGAGATTCGGGGCCGAAGCGAGCCCGGCGGGGTCGTCATCGAGCCAGGAATGACCGTGCTCTCGGAGGTCGAGTGAGCCGCGCGGGGGTCGTCGGTGTGCTGGTCGGCGTCTTGTCGGTCGCCGGCATCGCCGCAGGTCAGGGGCGCCTCGCGGCCGAGCACGCGCGCACCAAGACGAAGGCCGACATCTTCTACTTGCCGCCTGCCTCGCAGCTGAAGCGTATGACGCTCGGCTACGACTCCGCCGCCTGCGACATCCTCTGGGCGAAGCTGCTCGTCGAGTACGGCCGGCATTGGTCCGAGCACCGAGAGCTGGAACATAATGATCTCGTTCGCTTTTTGGACGGTCTCCTCGTGCTCGACAAGGACTTCGTCCCCATCTACCGCTACGTCGACACGCTGCTCGTGTACCGCCCCCCGAAAGGAGAGCGGAAAGACGCGGTCGCGGCCCGTCGCTACCTCGAGGAAGGCACGCGTCTCCGTCCCCGGGACCCGAACGTGTGGCTCCACTACGGCGAGTTCGTGAGCTACCTCGGGCCGGCGTGGCTCGACGACGAGACCGAACGCGAAGCCTGGCGGAGGGACGGCGCGCTCGCGATCGTGCACGCGGTGGAGCTCGGCGCCAAGGCCGACCGCACCCTCGCCGCCGTCTCGCTCCTTGGCCGCGCGGGAGAGCGCGAAGCCGCACGGAAGGCGCTCGAGCGGGCGTACGCCGTGGCCGACGACGACGACACCCGCGACCGAGTGCGTGCCCAGCTCGACAAGCTCGACGCCTCGGCCCACGCCGACGAGCGCGAGCGTCGACGGCTCGCGATCGAGAAGCGGCGCGTTCGTGCGCTCCCGTTCGTGTCCCCGACGACGTTCCTGCTCGTGGGCCCGGGGTCGAGCCCGCTCGCCTGCGTCGGGCCGGGCTCCTCCGCGCGCCCCGAGTGCCCGACCGACTGGACGACCGCCCTCGCCGATCCATGAAGGTCGAACGACGACGCGTCGTCCGCCTCTGAGGGAAGCCATCCCCTACAAAGACCTACTTCGGTGCTACCGTGATCGTGCGGAGCGAGAGCATCCCGTAGCTCGACTGCCCCGGGAGCTTGCCGAAGATGGCGACCGAATAGAGCCCAGGTTTCCCCGCATCCGACAGAGGCACGTCGATCCGGAACCCGGTGGGGGTGACCTCGACCGGGATCTTCGTCACGAAGCCCTTCGGCCAGTAGGTCTCGTAGGGGCTGGGCACGGTGTAGCTGCGGCGCTTGTTGGCCTCGGCGGGCGGGAGCGGCTTCGGCATGTCGACGCGCGAGATCCCGACGCCGCCGAGCTGGGCCGGCCCGGACAATGCACCCTCCACACGAAGCGTCGCGCCCACGGTCGCCTTCGCCGGGAGCGCCCCGTAGGTGCCGTATCCGTCGACCATTTCGTGCGTGATGCAGGGCACCGCGATCTCGCCGGGGAGCGGCCGAGGCAGCGCGATGCCGATGCCGACGCGTGTGTGCTGGGGCTTCAAGATGTTCTTGCGATGGCCGTCGTGCGGCGGCACCTCGTCGAAGAACATGTGCTCGGCGCGCTCGATGTCGGCCTCGTCCACGAGCGGGTCGGGATCGAGCTCCCTCCGCTTGAGGTCGTCCATGCAGGACGCGTTCTCGAGCACCATGTCGCTGCCACCGGCCTCCGTGTGACGCTGTTCGGGGACGGAGCCGTCCGTGCCGTAGTGTCCGAGGAAGCCATTTTTCGCCATGTCCTCGGCGTGGCGCTGGCCGGCGCGCTGGGCGGGGCCCTCGTCGAGCGCGAGAGGCCCAAGGCCCTGGGTGGCCCGATCACGGTTGACGAGCGCGAGCATCTTGAGCCGCGCCTCGCGGAGCCGGAGCTTGCCTCGCGGGGGCGCGATGCCCGGGGAGGGCTCGGCGGTCGCGACGGGCCGGACGGCGGACGAGGACGACGTATCGGGGCTCGAAGGGAGCGCCGGTGGCGAGGGCACGGGCTCGAGGGGCGCGGTGACGTCGCGACCTCCGCCGCAACCGAACGACGAGGCGAGGCACCACGAAAACGCTGCCACAAAGGGGCGAAGCCGCATCCTCATCGAATAGACTGGGTCGCGATGGAACGCACGGAATCCGAGGTCGCACGGTCTCTCGACCCCGAGGCCCTCGCCGGCCAGCTCCTCGTCGTCGGGTACGACGGCCCGAGCCCGAGCGAGACGCTTCTCGCCGATCATCGCGCGGGAAGGCTCGGAGGCTTCATCGTCTTCAAGCGGAACGTGACCCCCGGGCGCGACGGGCTCCACGCGCTCGCCGCGACGCTCGGTGAGCTCGCACGGGAAGCACCCGAGGGGCTCCCTCCGCTCCTCGCGATCGACCAAGAAGGTGGCCGGG from Myxococcales bacterium carries:
- a CDS encoding CAP domain-containing protein codes for the protein MAAFSWCLASSFGCGGGRDVTAPLEPVPSPPALPSSPDTSSSSAVRPVATAEPSPGIAPPRGKLRLREARLKMLALVNRDRATQGLGPLALDEGPAQRAGQRHAEDMAKNGFLGHYGTDGSVPEQRHTEAGGSDMVLENASCMDDLKRRELDPDPLVDEADIERAEHMFFDEVPPHDGHRKNILKPQHTRVGIGIALPRPLPGEIAVPCITHEMVDGYGTYGALPAKATVGATLRVEGALSGPAQLGGVGISRVDMPKPLPPAEANKRRSYTVPSPYETYWPKGFVTKIPVEVTPTGFRIDVPLSDAGKPGLYSVAIFGKLPGQSSYGMLSLRTITVAPK